A region from the Roseofilum reptotaenium CS-1145 genome encodes:
- the cysS gene encoding cysteine--tRNA ligase: MTLTLTNTLTRSKQPFESLEPGKVRIYCCGVTVYDYCHLGHARSYIAWDTLRRYLQWRGYQVRYVQNFTDIDDKILKRARETGSTMEVVAETYTRTYFEDMARLNVLEADDYPRATHTLNGILRLIHELEAKGYAYASDGDVYYQVRQFQDYGKLSGRKLEEMQAGASGRVGESSEDSKKKDPFDFALWKGAKPDEPSWESPWGKGRPGWHIECSAMVRECLGETIDIHCGGADLVFPHHENEVAQSEAVTGQPLARYWLHNGFVTVNGEKMSKSLGNFTTIRDLLDSENGPEPMALRLFVVQAQYRKPIDFTPEAIASAQRSWNTLKEGLSFGYKHGAAWGWDLQAKSEDLNPESVANFNSAMDDDLNTSGGLAVLFELAKGLNRENNRLIHEGKTEVDPEQLYQQWQTLVTLSQVLGLEVEAETAPESPGAQLSDREIEEAIAARQAARKAKNFAEADRIRDNLQSQGITLIDQPGGITQWHHN; encoded by the coding sequence ATGACCCTAACGTTGACCAATACCCTCACGCGCAGTAAACAACCCTTCGAGTCCCTAGAACCAGGGAAAGTACGGATTTATTGTTGTGGAGTCACCGTTTATGACTACTGTCATCTCGGTCATGCACGGTCTTACATTGCTTGGGATACCCTGCGGCGCTATTTGCAATGGCGAGGCTATCAAGTGCGCTACGTACAGAATTTTACCGATATTGACGATAAGATTCTCAAACGTGCTAGAGAAACTGGGTCAACAATGGAAGTAGTAGCCGAAACCTATACTCGAACCTATTTTGAAGATATGGCTCGTCTCAATGTCCTGGAAGCTGATGACTATCCCAGGGCAACCCATACCTTAAATGGTATTTTACGCCTTATCCATGAATTGGAAGCCAAAGGATATGCCTATGCTTCTGACGGTGATGTGTATTACCAAGTACGTCAGTTTCAAGATTATGGGAAGCTCTCCGGGCGCAAGTTGGAGGAGATGCAAGCAGGAGCATCGGGGAGAGTAGGAGAAAGTTCGGAAGACTCTAAGAAAAAAGACCCCTTTGACTTTGCCTTGTGGAAAGGAGCAAAACCCGACGAACCGAGTTGGGAGTCTCCCTGGGGAAAAGGTCGCCCCGGATGGCATATTGAATGCTCCGCTATGGTGAGGGAGTGTTTGGGAGAGACTATTGATATTCACTGTGGTGGCGCGGATCTGGTGTTTCCTCACCATGAGAATGAGGTGGCGCAGTCAGAGGCAGTTACGGGTCAACCCTTGGCCCGGTATTGGTTACACAATGGCTTTGTGACGGTGAATGGGGAGAAAATGTCCAAATCTTTGGGTAATTTTACAACGATTCGGGATTTGCTGGACTCTGAAAATGGCCCGGAACCGATGGCGCTACGGTTATTTGTTGTTCAGGCCCAATATCGCAAACCGATTGATTTTACTCCAGAGGCGATCGCCTCTGCACAGCGCTCTTGGAATACCCTCAAAGAAGGGTTATCTTTTGGTTACAAACATGGGGCAGCGTGGGGATGGGACTTGCAGGCGAAATCTGAGGATCTCAACCCGGAAAGTGTGGCAAATTTCAATAGTGCGATGGATGATGACCTGAATACATCAGGCGGATTAGCCGTATTATTTGAATTAGCCAAAGGATTGAACCGTGAAAACAATCGTTTGATTCATGAAGGTAAAACAGAGGTCGATCCAGAGCAGTTATATCAACAATGGCAAACCTTAGTTACTCTCTCTCAAGTGTTGGGGTTAGAAGTGGAAGCCGAGACAGCACCTGAGTCTCCAGGAGCGCAATTGAGCGATCGCGAGATTGAAGAGGCGATCGCCGCTCGTCAAGCTGCCCGCAAAGCCAAAAACTTTGCCGAAGCGGATCGCATTCGCGATAACTTACAAAGCCAAGGTATTACGCTTATCGATCAACCCGGTGGCATCACCCAATGGCATCACAATTAA
- a CDS encoding AI-2E family transporter, whose amino-acid sequence MHEQRIAFSLSTFLLTLLSVLLIVLFWQLRGLVLLLMISIVLAASIAPLVDAAEHLRIPRWLGVILVYLTLLFGLTGLGLLIGPTVFQQIERLLQKLPSYADVLLQLTEDSLNNWTNTPPELLELVDFQQITSWLIRSSQQLVLRSYSITRGIIGGVFSLILSLFISGYMVADSQTLINSLVRLLPEPWDTKIASQIPTISYRMGSYIRGRLVVSFILSIVTTLGLGILGLREFSLGLGAIAGVTNLIPFIGPVLGAIPALVVAIASGGWTFLWVLLFFVIIQNLETYILDPFLVGSSVGVHPLYQLLAVLGGTQVLGIIGALIVPPWVAGGATLLENLYIQPKLEAEKQTHMSSQATEDLGET is encoded by the coding sequence ATGCACGAACAACGGATTGCTTTTTCCCTATCCACGTTCCTATTAACCTTACTCTCGGTTTTGTTAATTGTCTTATTTTGGCAATTACGGGGACTCGTGCTTTTGTTAATGATTTCGATTGTGCTGGCCGCTTCTATTGCTCCCTTAGTAGATGCGGCTGAACATTTACGAATTCCCCGATGGTTAGGTGTAATTTTAGTTTATCTTACCCTGCTTTTTGGATTAACGGGTCTGGGCTTATTAATCGGCCCAACTGTCTTTCAGCAAATTGAGCGTTTGTTGCAAAAACTCCCCTCCTATGCTGATGTTCTCTTACAATTAACAGAAGATTCACTCAACAATTGGACCAATACGCCTCCCGAACTCCTTGAACTTGTAGATTTTCAACAAATCACCAGTTGGCTGATCCGCTCAAGTCAACAATTGGTACTGCGATCCTATAGCATTACGCGGGGCATTATTGGAGGAGTCTTTAGCTTAATTTTATCTCTCTTTATTTCTGGTTATATGGTCGCCGATAGCCAAACCTTAATTAACAGTTTGGTGCGCCTACTTCCTGAACCTTGGGACACCAAAATTGCGTCCCAAATTCCCACGATTAGCTACCGTATGGGTAGCTATATTCGCGGTCGGTTAGTCGTTTCTTTTATCCTAAGCATTGTCACTACTCTAGGCTTAGGTATCCTGGGATTACGGGAATTTTCCCTCGGTTTAGGAGCGATCGCCGGAGTCACCAACCTAATCCCCTTTATCGGCCCGGTTTTAGGCGCTATCCCTGCCCTTGTAGTGGCGATCGCTTCCGGAGGCTGGACCTTCTTATGGGTGTTATTATTTTTTGTAATTATTCAAAATCTAGAAACCTATATTCTCGATCCTTTCCTGGTTGGCTCATCAGTAGGCGTTCATCCTCTCTATCAATTACTCGCCGTCCTTGGCGGAACTCAAGTCTTAGGAATTATTGGAGCCTTAATCGTGCCCCCTTGGGTGGCAGGGGGAGCAACCCTCTTGGAAAATCTTTATATTCAACCTAAACTAGAAGCCGAAAAACAAACTCACATGAGTTCTCAGGCGACAGAAGACTTGGGGGAGACATAA
- a CDS encoding M15 family metallopeptidase, translating to MSENLPNFFTSQEEEVITDDIPEALRDTPVPVAEVQETASSGSGRGMWIGFAGVAIALSTGIFIFSSNFLTPNTASESRVPLSSATETNELGEDGAEEAETPTTSDRGNLLGHLAYEEAPVDDLMAITADGSLRLRKMAAIKFQQMVNAAQRDGVVLVPLSAFRSLNDQEYLFFDVKAQRGQVATQRAEVSAPPGYSEHHTGYAIDIGDGYVPAVDFSPEFENTSAFKWLEENAAYYSFELSFPPNNPQGISYEPWHWRFVGDRHSLETFYKAREEFQTDEASEE from the coding sequence ATGAGTGAAAATCTACCCAATTTTTTCACCTCCCAGGAGGAAGAAGTAATTACCGATGATATCCCAGAAGCTTTACGGGATACTCCTGTACCGGTGGCTGAGGTGCAAGAAACTGCATCATCGGGTTCTGGGCGCGGAATGTGGATCGGATTTGCAGGAGTGGCGATCGCTCTCAGCACCGGTATTTTCATTTTCAGTAGTAATTTCCTTACCCCAAACACTGCCTCAGAGTCTAGAGTTCCCCTATCCTCAGCCACAGAAACCAACGAGTTGGGTGAAGATGGAGCGGAAGAAGCTGAAACCCCAACAACGTCCGATCGGGGGAACTTACTCGGTCATTTGGCTTATGAAGAAGCCCCAGTCGATGATTTAATGGCGATTACCGCTGATGGTAGTTTACGATTACGAAAAATGGCGGCGATTAAGTTCCAACAGATGGTGAATGCAGCCCAAAGAGATGGAGTGGTGTTGGTTCCTTTGTCTGCCTTTCGTAGCTTAAACGATCAGGAGTATTTATTTTTTGACGTTAAAGCTCAACGGGGACAAGTCGCGACTCAACGGGCAGAAGTGAGCGCTCCTCCAGGTTATAGTGAGCATCATACTGGGTATGCCATCGATATTGGGGATGGCTATGTACCGGCAGTTGATTTTTCTCCAGAGTTTGAGAATACTTCTGCTTTTAAGTGGTTAGAAGAAAATGCCGCTTATTATAGTTTTGAGTTGTCCTTTCCCCCGAATAATCCTCAAGGCATTAGCTATGAACCCTGGCACTGGCGTTTTGTTGGCGATCGCCATAGTTTGGAGACGTTTTATAAGGCCCGAGAGGAGTTCCAGACTGACGAAGCATCAGAGGAATGA
- a CDS encoding ATP-dependent Zn protease — translation MNQLSLNLIAIAVFTLTLSSLLGPIIHLNPAIPAIIAFGILGFMAIDSLQWQGQGSNLGLGLIASLSPAYRDRLLHHEAGHFLVASLLDIPITGYTLNPWEALKAGQRGQAGVSFDQEAITEQLKSTALTQQWIDRYCLLLMAGVAAEELVHGNAEGGADDRQNLNMLLKLYSPGTVDFTPKQKWAKLQARTLIENQWDAYQALVVAMGQRLSVPECQDQIKQQACITSTDLAPIDICCP, via the coding sequence ATGAATCAACTGAGCTTAAATTTGATCGCGATCGCCGTTTTTACCCTGACCCTGTCGAGTCTATTGGGGCCTATAATCCATTTAAATCCAGCAATTCCAGCAATCATAGCTTTTGGAATTTTGGGATTTATGGCGATCGATAGCCTTCAATGGCAAGGCCAAGGCAGTAATCTAGGGTTAGGCTTAATTGCCAGTTTATCGCCTGCATATCGCGATCGCCTCTTACACCACGAAGCCGGTCATTTTCTCGTTGCCTCTCTCCTAGATATTCCCATCACTGGCTATACCCTCAACCCCTGGGAAGCCCTGAAAGCGGGGCAACGGGGACAAGCGGGCGTAAGTTTCGATCAAGAAGCCATAACAGAACAACTCAAATCGACAGCCCTCACCCAGCAATGGATTGACCGCTATTGTCTCCTGTTGATGGCAGGCGTTGCAGCCGAAGAACTCGTTCATGGTAATGCTGAAGGGGGAGCCGATGACCGACAAAACCTCAACATGCTCCTGAAACTCTATTCCCCTGGAACTGTTGATTTTACCCCTAAGCAAAAATGGGCCAAATTACAAGCCCGAACCTTAATTGAAAATCAGTGGGATGCCTATCAAGCCTTAGTTGTCGCCATGGGTCAACGTTTATCTGTTCCTGAATGTCAAGACCAAATTAAACAACAGGCTTGTATAACCTCAACGGATCTAGCTCCAATTGATATCTGCTGCCCATAA
- a CDS encoding Npun_F5749 family FMN-dependent PPOX-type flavoprotein — protein sequence MSSSFSPPPLWRSLLEQALKDHRDRSESRYFQLATVRPNGKPANRNVVFRGFLDSTHQLQIVTDNRSDKIHQLHRSPWAEICWYFSLTRQQFRLSAQTTCIDENTDHSFLLSKRIQVWQQLSDATRQQFTWPACGTDRDKNGFPGTYPNPDTPLPNFVLVLFQPIEVDLVDLRESPPQRIHYQLQPNGDWSERPLNP from the coding sequence ATGTCCTCCTCATTTTCCCCTCCTCCCCTCTGGCGATCGCTTCTAGAGCAAGCCTTAAAGGATCACCGAGATCGTTCAGAATCCCGTTACTTTCAACTGGCTACTGTTCGCCCCAACGGGAAACCCGCCAATCGGAATGTTGTATTTCGAGGATTTCTCGACTCCACCCATCAACTCCAAATCGTCACTGATAACCGCAGCGATAAAATACATCAATTGCATCGCAGTCCTTGGGCAGAAATCTGTTGGTATTTCAGCCTCACACGCCAGCAATTTAGACTTTCAGCCCAAACCACTTGTATTGATGAAAATACTGATCATTCTTTTCTACTATCAAAAAGAATTCAAGTTTGGCAACAGCTCTCGGATGCCACTCGACAACAATTTACCTGGCCCGCTTGTGGAACAGACCGAGACAAAAACGGTTTTCCAGGAACTTATCCCAATCCTGATACTCCCTTACCTAATTTTGTCTTAGTCCTATTCCAGCCCATTGAGGTCGATCTCGTTGATTTACGAGAGTCTCCCCCACAAAGGATACACTATCAGTTGCAACCCAATGGTGATTGGAGTGAGCGACCCCTTAATCCTTAA
- the cysE gene encoding serine O-acetyltransferase gives MLSNLVADFRIIFDRDPAARNWLEVLFCYPGLQALLFYRLAHWLHVLGLPFIPRLISHLARWFTGIEIHPGATIGKGVFIDHGMGVVIGETAIVGDYTLIYQGVTLGGTGKESGKRHPTLGENVVVGAGAKVLGNLLIGNNVRIGAGSVVLRDVPSDCTVVGIPGRIVYRSGVRVNPLEHGRLPDAEAEMIRTLVDRIEQLEEQVRLLQESKGISLEGQCISSASWDSWNQSALQEEELESPSHRSNYSSCALKDRALEEFLDGSGI, from the coding sequence GTGCTAAGTAATCTTGTTGCTGACTTCCGTATCATCTTCGATCGCGATCCCGCTGCCCGAAATTGGCTGGAAGTCTTGTTTTGCTACCCTGGACTACAAGCGCTACTGTTTTATCGCTTGGCCCATTGGCTCCATGTCCTAGGACTTCCGTTTATTCCCCGGCTGATTTCCCATCTGGCTCGTTGGTTTACGGGTATTGAAATCCACCCAGGAGCGACCATTGGTAAAGGAGTCTTTATTGACCATGGTATGGGTGTGGTGATTGGTGAGACGGCGATTGTCGGAGACTATACCCTAATCTATCAAGGGGTAACTCTAGGCGGAACGGGTAAGGAAAGTGGTAAACGCCATCCTACCCTGGGCGAAAATGTAGTGGTAGGTGCGGGAGCTAAGGTTCTCGGTAATCTGTTAATTGGCAATAATGTCCGCATCGGTGCGGGATCGGTGGTCTTGCGGGATGTGCCTTCAGATTGTACGGTGGTCGGTATTCCGGGACGCATTGTTTATCGTTCTGGAGTTCGTGTTAATCCCCTAGAGCATGGACGACTACCAGATGCGGAAGCGGAGATGATTCGGACTTTGGTAGACCGAATTGAGCAATTAGAAGAACAGGTGCGTTTGCTTCAGGAAAGTAAGGGCATTAGTCTAGAGGGTCAATGTATTAGTTCAGCGAGTTGGGATTCCTGGAATCAGTCTGCTTTGCAGGAGGAAGAATTAGAATCCCCATCCCATCGCTCTAATTACAGTAGTTGTGCCCTGAAAGATCGAGCGCTTGAAGAGTTTTTAGATGGATCGGGGATTTGA
- a CDS encoding ATP-binding protein has product MKLPHRAYLQVHSNGQALSHALAWFEELKPPSLPIPKDTWIECQTAFYEGLTNAVRHAHHHLAKDTTIDIEVILAADSITISIWDYGQGFDIEQWLRTQPRPTPDQEGGRGWFMMSDIADCLSYTHTEDRRNCLKLIKYY; this is encoded by the coding sequence TTGAAATTGCCCCATAGAGCTTATCTGCAAGTTCATTCTAATGGCCAGGCTTTATCCCATGCCTTGGCCTGGTTTGAAGAGCTTAAGCCTCCCTCCCTACCCATTCCTAAAGACACCTGGATTGAGTGTCAAACTGCATTTTATGAAGGATTAACCAATGCTGTTCGACATGCCCATCATCATTTGGCTAAAGATACGACTATTGATATTGAAGTGATCTTAGCTGCTGATTCAATCACCATATCGATTTGGGATTATGGCCAAGGGTTTGATATTGAGCAATGGCTCAGAACCCAACCTCGCCCAACCCCTGATCAGGAAGGGGGACGGGGTTGGTTTATGATGTCCGATATTGCCGATTGCCTCAGCTATACCCATACAGAGGATCGACGCAATTGTTTGAAGTTGATCAAATACTACTAG
- a CDS encoding PP2C family protein-serine/threonine phosphatase, protein MYKVLIIEDDPLFRLVLTKALKNQGYDVTVATNGEDGLEQAASLRPGLILCDWMMPRMDGLEVCRRIKANPDLTTTFFVLLTAREGVEDRVQGLDNGADDFLSKPIEVNELRAKVRAGLRLHQLSQDLQTAKQRLEEELTEAADYVKSLLPGPLHESVSIDSRFIPSRQLGGDCFDYYWLNENQLVIYVVDAAGHGVGSALLSVSVLNLLRSQSLSGVDFSQPHQVLMGLNDTFQMETQGDRYFTIWYGVYHRKEQSLVYASSGHPPAILLSPRPKQDIEVQHLKTPGFPIGMFPGVEYKVHQCHIEPQSTLYVFSDGVYEIHQTDGTLWGLEAFSEFLVTHQHLCSELLDHLLHCIYTLNSNTILNDDLSLLQIKFH, encoded by the coding sequence ATGTACAAAGTTTTGATTATAGAGGATGACCCTTTGTTTCGGTTAGTGTTGACCAAAGCACTGAAGAATCAAGGGTATGATGTGACCGTTGCCACGAATGGTGAAGACGGCTTAGAACAAGCAGCCAGTCTGCGCCCTGGATTGATTTTGTGCGATTGGATGATGCCCCGCATGGATGGATTGGAAGTTTGTCGCCGCATTAAGGCTAATCCTGATTTAACAACGACGTTTTTTGTGCTGCTGACGGCCCGTGAGGGAGTGGAAGACCGGGTTCAGGGTCTCGATAACGGGGCAGATGATTTTTTGTCTAAACCCATTGAGGTGAATGAGTTACGGGCGAAGGTGCGGGCAGGTTTGCGACTGCACCAACTCAGTCAAGATTTACAAACAGCTAAACAGAGACTTGAAGAAGAGTTGACAGAAGCAGCAGATTATGTTAAATCACTTCTTCCCGGCCCTTTGCACGAGTCTGTTTCGATTGATTCGAGGTTTATTCCTTCTCGTCAATTGGGAGGGGACTGTTTTGATTATTATTGGCTCAATGAAAATCAGCTCGTGATTTATGTGGTGGATGCGGCGGGTCATGGTGTGGGCAGTGCCCTGTTATCGGTTTCTGTCTTGAATTTATTGCGCTCTCAATCTCTCTCTGGGGTTGATTTTTCTCAACCCCATCAGGTGCTAATGGGTCTGAATGATACATTTCAGATGGAAACTCAAGGCGATCGCTACTTTACGATTTGGTATGGGGTTTATCACCGAAAGGAACAGTCTCTGGTCTATGCCAGCTCCGGTCATCCTCCCGCTATCCTCTTATCTCCTAGACCCAAGCAGGATATAGAAGTTCAACATCTGAAGACACCCGGTTTCCCCATTGGTATGTTTCCTGGAGTAGAGTATAAGGTACATCAGTGTCATATCGAACCCCAGAGTACCCTCTATGTGTTTAGTGATGGGGTCTATGAAATTCATCAGACCGATGGCACACTCTGGGGACTTGAGGCGTTTAGTGAGTTTTTGGTCACCCATCAACACCTCTGCTCTGAATTGTTAGATCATTTACTCCATTGCATTTATACATTAAATTCCAATACCATCTTGAATGATGACTTATCGTTACTTCAGATTAAGTTTCATTAA
- a CDS encoding STAS domain-containing protein, with amino-acid sequence MSQTVKHIQPSGILDSTKAGQFRDEVSALVKSGADAIVIDLKEVTFIDSSGLGALVAALKTVRSAGGKLLICSINEQVRMLFELTSMDRVFEVYSSREECENKLQNS; translated from the coding sequence ATGAGTCAAACTGTTAAACACATTCAACCCTCCGGCATTTTAGATAGTACCAAAGCAGGTCAGTTTAGAGATGAAGTCAGCGCATTAGTCAAATCGGGTGCTGACGCGATCGTGATTGACCTCAAAGAGGTAACCTTTATTGATAGTTCTGGTCTAGGGGCCCTAGTAGCGGCTTTAAAAACTGTACGCTCTGCGGGGGGTAAACTCTTGATCTGCTCCATTAATGAGCAAGTAAGGATGCTCTTTGAACTCACCAGCATGGATCGGGTATTTGAGGTCTATTCTAGCCGTGAGGAGTGCGAGAATAAGTTGCAGAATTCATGA
- a CDS encoding glucosyl transferase, producing the protein MILTTVGTEPYPFNRLMSWLQVLVNRELIQEELIVQYGSCSVWPESKDCFADIPETELIQLGKDARLIIGHCDPHWLKCFDKTANPYILVPRAQCYKEHIDDRQIELASNLALAGVPIAWSPGDLVRFLHSPRRISRSTLMTVANETVKRSLKKGR; encoded by the coding sequence ATGATTCTAACTACAGTTGGCACTGAACCCTATCCCTTTAATCGTTTGATGAGTTGGTTGCAGGTTCTGGTGAACCGAGAATTGATTCAGGAAGAACTCATTGTACAATACGGCAGTTGTAGCGTTTGGCCTGAAAGCAAAGACTGTTTTGCTGATATTCCAGAGACTGAATTAATCCAGTTGGGTAAAGATGCTCGTCTGATCATTGGGCACTGTGACCCTCATTGGCTCAAGTGCTTCGATAAAACGGCTAACCCTTATATTTTAGTTCCCCGTGCCCAATGCTATAAAGAGCATATTGACGATCGCCAAATTGAGTTGGCCAGTAATCTAGCATTGGCAGGAGTTCCCATTGCTTGGTCTCCAGGAGACCTAGTACGGTTTCTTCATTCTCCTCGAAGGATTTCTCGGTCTACCCTAATGACAGTCGCCAATGAAACGGTGAAACGCTCTCTAAAAAAGGGCCGTTGA
- a CDS encoding anti-sigma factor antagonist (This anti-anti-sigma factor, or anti-sigma factor antagonist, belongs to a family that includes characterized members SpoIIAA, RsbV, RsfA, and RsfB.): MNNPVNPPEFAMTSFGACCLVQLSKNFTVTQAVAFKDYFKQVCDRQSGLERVILDLGQTTFIDSSGIGALVGCLKIARAQQIELIIWSLHPQVKMAFELTGLTEAFTIDLGTDALLTPVTEIPQSAPKIHPSVRSPFKRLLDIIGSLVGLGITALLFLPIAIAIQIDDPGPIFFGQIRCGWMGKRFRIWKFRSMVANAEALKHQVKNEAEGAFFKNKDDPRVTRVGKFLRRTSLDELPQFWNVLRGEMSLVGTRPPTADEIERYEIPKWQRLDVKPGMTGEWQVNGRSSIRDFETVIQMDLRYQENWSLLHDIKLILKTIVVLFQKNAGAM; encoded by the coding sequence ATGAACAATCCAGTTAATCCCCCTGAGTTTGCCATGACTTCTTTTGGGGCTTGTTGTTTGGTTCAATTATCCAAAAATTTTACCGTGACCCAAGCGGTGGCGTTTAAAGACTATTTTAAGCAGGTCTGCGATCGGCAATCGGGTCTCGAGCGGGTGATTTTGGATTTAGGACAAACTACATTTATTGATAGTAGTGGTATTGGCGCTTTAGTGGGCTGTTTGAAAATAGCTCGTGCCCAGCAGATCGAGTTGATTATTTGGAGTCTTCATCCTCAAGTGAAGATGGCTTTTGAATTAACGGGACTTACGGAGGCCTTTACCATTGATCTGGGTACAGATGCCCTGTTAACACCAGTCACTGAGATTCCTCAGAGTGCCCCAAAGATTCATCCTTCGGTACGATCTCCCTTCAAGCGGTTATTAGATATTATCGGTAGTTTGGTGGGCTTAGGGATTACGGCACTTCTATTTCTCCCGATTGCGATCGCCATTCAAATTGACGATCCTGGGCCCATATTTTTCGGTCAAATTCGCTGCGGCTGGATGGGGAAACGCTTTAGAATTTGGAAGTTTCGATCTATGGTGGCGAATGCTGAAGCCCTGAAGCATCAAGTTAAAAATGAAGCAGAAGGAGCCTTTTTTAAAAATAAGGACGATCCGAGAGTTACCCGTGTAGGGAAATTCTTACGTCGCACGAGTCTAGATGAACTACCCCAGTTTTGGAATGTTTTAAGGGGAGAAATGAGTCTCGTGGGAACTCGTCCCCCTACAGCAGATGAAATTGAGCGCTATGAGATTCCTAAATGGCAACGGCTTGATGTGAAACCAGGTATGACTGGAGAATGGCAGGTGAATGGGCGATCGTCTATCCGAGACTTTGAAACCGTCATTCAAATGGATTTGCGCTATCAAGAAAACTGGAGTTTATTGCATGATATTAAACTCATTTTGAAGACTATTGTGGTCTTATTTCAAAAAAATGCGGGAGCGATGTAG
- the recR gene encoding recombination mediator RecR: MRSKKTVYPSPLARLIEQFQRLPGVGPKTAQRLALHTIKRPEAEIKALAQALLDAKQQVGLCQKCYHLSADPLCSICRNQNRDRQILCVVVDSRDVIALEKTREYRGLYHVLGGVISPMDGIGPEQLTIQSLVQRVSQENIQEVILAISPSVEGETTTLYIGQLLKPFTRVTRIAFGLPMGGDLEYADEVTLARALEGRRELD, from the coding sequence ATAAGGAGCAAGAAAACGGTTTATCCTAGTCCTTTAGCTCGTCTGATCGAGCAATTCCAACGGTTACCTGGTGTTGGACCAAAAACGGCGCAACGTCTGGCTCTTCATACGATAAAGCGGCCAGAAGCAGAAATCAAAGCTCTCGCACAGGCTCTACTGGATGCTAAACAACAAGTGGGGTTGTGTCAGAAGTGTTATCATCTTTCCGCCGATCCTTTATGTAGTATTTGTCGTAATCAAAATCGCGATCGCCAGATCTTGTGCGTAGTCGTAGACTCGCGAGATGTGATTGCTCTGGAAAAAACCAGAGAATACCGAGGACTCTATCATGTTCTCGGCGGTGTAATTTCCCCCATGGATGGAATTGGCCCAGAACAACTGACGATTCAATCACTGGTGCAACGAGTGAGCCAAGAAAACATCCAAGAAGTGATTCTAGCGATTAGTCCTAGTGTGGAAGGAGAAACCACTACCCTCTATATCGGTCAACTCCTGAAACCCTTTACACGGGTGACCCGCATCGCCTTTGGATTGCCCATGGGAGGAGATCTAGAATACGCTGATGAAGTCACCCTCGCTCGTGCCTTAGAAGGTCGCCGAGAACTCGATTAA
- a CDS encoding response regulator: protein MVGHKILVIDDSRVIRARVKDMLPKGNFEVVEAKDGEEGLNLIRQEHPNLIMLDFLLPKVSGFEVFQQIQGNSDLRKIPLVLMSGRKEEVTEKIKEPFEFWEFIPKPFEQKDLIAAIKSAMAKAKKPRPALGGGDTTAGNTGSTPTGAAPSAGASGAEVAALKEQIEKMQAEINALKKQVAQIEPLKQQVVKIFNFVKQKLK from the coding sequence ATTGTGGGACATAAAATTCTAGTCATTGATGATAGTCGTGTCATCAGAGCGCGAGTTAAGGATATGTTACCAAAAGGTAACTTTGAAGTCGTTGAAGCCAAAGATGGTGAAGAAGGACTCAATTTGATCCGCCAAGAACACCCTAACTTGATTATGCTCGATTTCCTCTTACCCAAAGTCAGCGGATTTGAGGTTTTTCAGCAAATTCAGGGTAATAGCGATTTGCGTAAAATTCCTCTGGTCTTAATGTCAGGACGTAAGGAAGAGGTTACCGAAAAAATTAAAGAACCCTTTGAATTTTGGGAATTTATCCCCAAGCCGTTTGAACAAAAAGATTTGATTGCTGCGATTAAGTCAGCTATGGCTAAAGCCAAAAAGCCTCGACCTGCTCTAGGGGGAGGAGACACAACGGCTGGTAATACAGGATCGACTCCTACAGGTGCTGCACCGTCAGCCGGAGCATCGGGGGCCGAAGTTGCCGCCCTAAAAGAGCAAATTGAGAAAATGCAAGCTGAAATTAACGCACTGAAGAAACAAGTTGCTCAAATTGAACCTTTGAAACAACAGGTCGTGAAAATTTTCAACTTTGTTAAGCAAAAACTGAAATAA